The Saccharolobus shibatae B12 genomic interval ATGATACGTATTTACCTTTACTTAGGGTGGAAATGGAGTGTCCAAAACTGGGTAAAGATTATTTAATTTATGCACTTCCAGATTCTGGAAGTAAGTTTTCCATAATTAGAAATGATACTTTCTTAAGGTGCTTTGATAAATCCTCATTAAAAAGCTGTTTAGTTGATAAAGTTATGATTTCCAATCTGCTTACTCCAAAAGAAAGGTATGGCATAAAATTTCGCTTCGAAGAACTTAATTACACGATACATATACCAGTAGCACCTTTAGACTTCGTAAACTTAGGTGAGGGTATATATCCCAGCCTAATTATAGGTAGGGAAGACCTTTTTTCAAGAACGACGATATGCTTCGACAGAAACGTCAGATTAATTATTAAGGCTAACGATCTTTAACTTAGTAAGAGTACCACAAATTTTCTTTAGATATATGGAGATTTCTTTATTATT includes:
- a CDS encoding conjugal transfer protein, producing MPNEIEVPFVKVNDTYLPLLRVEMECPKLGKDYLIYALPDSGSKFSIIRNDTFLRCFDKSSLKSCLVDKVMISNLLTPKERYGIKFRFEELNYTIHIPVAPLDFVNLGEGIYPSLIIGREDLFSRTTICFDRNVRLIIKANDL